The nucleotide window AAGCGGGTGTTGCCACCTTCAAGCTAAGGTACGATTCCCGTACCAATACCTTGAAGCAGCAGCCTAATGAGGCTCAGCTGACGACAGGCGGCGGTGAAAGCGCGGTAAGTCGATACTATAAGGATGTGCTGGACAATACTGCGGAGTGGCATGCAAATTCAGGAACAAATAATGCGGCAAAGAGCAGTGGTGATGGAACGACTCGGTTATGGCGAGCAGTTGAGCCGAATGAGTTAAAAGATGTATTGAGGTATGGGGATTACAACATTCATCCTAATTCCACCTTCAAACGATTTGCATTTGATGAGGGTTCGCTGGACGCGTTTATCAAGGCAAATCCTAGCAGGTCTTATACCAAGACGTACATTGATTTGCAGAGCAGCAAGCTTAATGAAATGGTGCACCATGGTGATCCTGGTGGCGTGGGTCGTGCTGTTGGGATTGACGTATTTGAAAAGCCCGAGTTCTATAAGTGGTTTAATAAAGTACATATTAAGGGAAGGTGATGTGTGAGAGCTTATTGTGCGAAAGCGATTGTAATATTTTTCTCCCCTATGAATGGTGGAAGGCCAGCAGTTCCCGTTGATAGTGGTTACGCACCATATCTTAGAGCAGGCGTTTTTCCAGATGATATGCCAGTTAGGATCAATGGGATGCCTAGTCGGGACGGTCAATATGATGTGAAGTATGAAGTTGAGATTGAGCTTATGTATCACCCAAAATTTGATTATTCACCGCTGAAGCCAGGGGAAAAATTTAGTCTAATAGAGGGGGTGAAGATTGTCGGAGCCGGTGAGATTATTTCGTCAATCTACGAAAGGGTAAATGATGAATACTATTAAGACGTCTATTCATGAAGGCATCATCTTTGAATCGTAGGGGTCAAAATCGTAGGGGTCAGAGTGGTTGATTTCGGCGGATAACTGCCGCCATCGGCGAAGTACTGGCCAGCTACCAATACGACCCGAACGGCAACCTGACCCTGAAAACGGTCGGCAATGTCAAACACGCCTTCCAGTACAACAGCCAGCAACAACTGACCCAGATCAATCTGGACAGCGCCGCGGGTACGCTACTGGGCAGCTACCGTTACAACGCCGACGGTAAACGCATCGGTCGCACAGATGGCGCCGGCAGTCAGGATTACCAGTATCTGGGTGATGACATCATCGCCGGTTACCCAACCGGGCAATACCAAACCCCGCTGTGGCGCACCGTGCACGGCGGTGCTACCGATGACCCGCTGCTGCGTATTACCAGTCAGGGCACCCAGACCTACCATGGCGATGGCTTGGGCAGCATTGTTGGCATGAGCAATGCGCAAGGCATGCTACAGGCATGGCAACAGTTCGATGCCTGGGGCAATCGCCTCAACGGGCAGGGCGACATTCCGCAGTATGGTTACACCGGAAGAGAACCGGATGTGGCCGGGCTGATCTACTACCGGGCAAGGTGGTACGACCCGAGTATCGGGCGGTTTACGCAGCGTGATCCGTCAGGTTTGGCCGGGGGCTTGAACCCGTATGCCTATGTGGATGGTGATCCAATCAACTTGATCGACCCAAGTGGGTTGACGTCCGCGAAGCCGCAACCGGTCAGGCAGACCAGCTATGTCAATTCGCCACTGGCCGTACAACCCGGCAAGCAGATGTTGACTTCGATGATGGCCAATTTTGAGGCCAGACAGGTGCAAGACAGCCAAGCTGCGCTTGACCGGGCCCAGAGCGCGGCTGATCATTGGGTGCAAAAGCAACAGGAAACAGGCAATCCCCTCTACGCAATACCGGGGGTTGTTGCCAGTGCGTTGGCTAATCCAGATACGATAAATCGACTGGCGATGGTGTTGTCGATTAGGGGAGCAGGTCCGAAAGGTTTACCGGTACATCGGGTTAGTAAAAGCGCCACTCCGGAGATTGCGGCGAACACGCAACGCGCGCTCGATCAAGGAAAGCCAAGTGTGCTGACTAGAATTGAGGACCGGTCACAAATTCGTCAGAATCGTCGTGATGCACTTAGAGGTCAACCCGCCGCTGGCCCAGGTCGATCATTAGATGAGTATCCTTTTGCTAGTTGTGCTCAGGGTGGTGCGGGTGCTTGTGTCGCTTCGGTGCCAAGTCGTGAACAGAATATTCAAGGTGGCCAGCTCTCGAATTTCTACCAACAAAACAATATTAGAGCTGGCGACAGATTTAAGGTCGAAGTAGTTGATTGAGGTCAAAATGAGTGATATGCGAGAAAAACTTATCGAGATCTACAATACGCTTGCTCTTTGGGGTAGGCCTGTCGTAAATCTCTTACAGCCCGGAATGGAAAAGAATGCGGCTAAATCTTTAGTAGCCGATACAGGATTGGTTCTGACTGATGACATATATGAGCTATATGAATGGAGAAATGGTACGAAAGTTGTACCTGGCACTATTCTAGATGACCTTCACTTCTTCCCAGGTTTCTATTTCTTGTCATTGGAAGATGCACTGACCAGCTATCAGGCATTCAAGGATGATGATCGTTGGGATAAATGTTGGCTACCTCTCTTTGCAAATGGCGGAGGTGATTTCTACGTTGCTGATTTGTCCCTGCCGGCAAACGGGGCGTCACCAGTCAGAGGCTTCATGATTGGCGAAATTAATCACCCTATAGAATATGAAAGTGTTGGATCGATGATCAAAACATTGGCGCTTTGCTATCGAAATGGAGCCTATTACCTAGATGCGGATGGCAGATATTTGGAGGCAAATGACAACGAACATGCTCTGATAGCAAAGGTGAATAACCCAAGTGTTTTACTTTGGCAGTAAAATTATGAGTGTTGTAGCGATATCTAGGTGAGCTATGGAGCTATCTTATTGCTATATCGTTAAAGACTAGATGAATCGTAGGGGTCAGAGTCGTTGATTTCGGCGGATAACTGCCGCCAGCGGCGAGGTACTGGCCAGCTACCAATACGACCCGAACGGCAACCTGACGCTGAAAACGGTCGGCAATGTCAAACACGCCTTCCAGTACAACAGCCAGCAACAACTGACCCAGATCAATCTGGACAGCGCAGCGGGTACGCTACTGGGCCGCTACCGTTACGATGCCGACGGCAAGCGCATCGGCCGCAGCGATGGCGCCGGCAGTCAGGATTACCAGTATCTGGGCGACGACATCATTGCCGGCTACCCAACCGGGCAATACCAGAATCCGCTGTGGCGCACCGTGCACGGCGGCGCCACCGATGACCCATTACTGAGGATCACATCCCAAGGCACCCAGACCTACCATGGCGATGGTTTGGGTAGCATCGTCGGGCTGAGCAACCATCAGGGCCTGCTACAGGCGTGGCAACAGTTCGATGCCTGGGGCAATCGCCTCAACGGGCAGGGCGACATTCCGCAGTATGGTTACACCGGAAGAGAACCGGATGTGGCCGGGCTGATCTACTACCGGGCAAGGTGGTATGACCCGAGTATCGGGCGGTTTACGCAGCGTGATCCGATTGGGTTGCAGGGGGGCATCAACCCGTATGGGTATGTGGATGGCGACCCGATCAACAACATTGACCCGGATGGGTTGAAGTCGGCACCGGTCCAAGCGGTCCGGACCAGCACCCCATACAGCAGCGGTGTGCCGGCCATGGGGGCGGGTGGGCAGAATCTGCGGGCGAACCAACCCTCTACAGGCGCAGCTTTGGGTTCTGTCGGGTTGGATCTGTTGCCGGTCGTTGGCTCCGGCAAATCGATCCTTCAAACCATTACAGGCCAAGATTTGGTAACCGGCGAAAGTGTGAATCGCTGGACAGAAGGGGCTGGTATCCTTTTAGGGGTGGTACCCGGCGGTAAGCTGCTCACCAAAGGTAAGTCGCTGGCGAAGGCTGTGAGTGGTGGGGAGAAGGCGGCAAAGGGTAGTAAGAATTTCGTTGATGGTTTTCGCGCGGTTTCGAAGGCGGAGGCTGACGACATCGCGAAGCATGGCTTCCGGCCGGATCCATCTGGACGCTCAATGGGAGACAAGTGGTTCTCGGAAACGAGACAGGGTGCTGAGCAGTTTCGTAAGACCTATCCTGACTTGCAGGAGATTGTGAAGACCAGAGTTCCGCGGGATGTCTACGACCGAAGCTACAAACATTCCAACATTGACAACACTGGTCCTGGGTTCTGTGTTCAATGTGCGGACCTCGGACTTCTACCGAAGCCTTGAACGGAGCGCCCGTAATGAAAACTGATTTATTGATTGACTTTGTGTGGATTCCATCGGATCTGGGTGGGCATAGCGTAGACCCGTATTCAGGAATGCGTCTGTCGATCCGCTGGCAGCGGTATCTCGAAGCTCACTTGCAGTGTATGCGAGA belongs to Chitinivorax sp. B and includes:
- a CDS encoding RHS repeat-associated core domain-containing protein; this translates as MSNAQGMLQAWQQFDAWGNRLNGQGDIPQYGYTGREPDVAGLIYYRARWYDPSIGRFTQRDPSGLAGGLNPYAYVDGDPINLIDPSGLTSAKPQPVRQTSYVNSPLAVQPGKQMLTSMMANFEARQVQDSQAALDRAQSAADHWVQKQQETGNPLYAIPGVVASALANPDTINRLAMVLSIRGAGPKGLPVHRVSKSATPEIAANTQRALDQGKPSVLTRIEDRSQIRQNRRDALRGQPAAGPGRSLDEYPFASCAQGGAGACVASVPSREQNIQGGQLSNFYQQNNIRAGDRFKVEVVD
- a CDS encoding SMI1/KNR4 family protein; the encoded protein is MSDMREKLIEIYNTLALWGRPVVNLLQPGMEKNAAKSLVADTGLVLTDDIYELYEWRNGTKVVPGTILDDLHFFPGFYFLSLEDALTSYQAFKDDDRWDKCWLPLFANGGGDFYVADLSLPANGASPVRGFMIGEINHPIEYESVGSMIKTLALCYRNGAYYLDADGRYLEANDNEHALIAKVNNPSVLLWQ
- a CDS encoding RHS repeat-associated core domain-containing protein codes for the protein MHGGATDDPLLRITSQGTQTYHGDGLGSIVGLSNHQGLLQAWQQFDAWGNRLNGQGDIPQYGYTGREPDVAGLIYYRARWYDPSIGRFTQRDPIGLQGGINPYGYVDGDPINNIDPDGLKSAPVQAVRTSTPYSSGVPAMGAGGQNLRANQPSTGAALGSVGLDLLPVVGSGKSILQTITGQDLVTGESVNRWTEGAGILLGVVPGGKLLTKGKSLAKAVSGGEKAAKGSKNFVDGFRAVSKAEADDIAKHGFRPDPSGRSMGDKWFSETRQGAEQFRKTYPDLQEIVKTRVPRDVYDRSYKHSNIDNTGPGFCVQCADLGLLPKP